One genomic window of Halobellus limi includes the following:
- the trxA gene encoding thioredoxin, with translation MSGEPTRPAEESTAPAEQITDEEAFDRLIASEERVLVDFYADWCGPCQLMAPTVDELAAECAVPVVKVDTEGLPQVAYRYDVQSIPTFLVLENGEATDRLVGMQNKETLSRLLE, from the coding sequence ATGAGTGGAGAACCCACCCGGCCGGCGGAGGAGTCGACCGCACCGGCGGAGCAGATCACCGACGAGGAGGCGTTCGATCGGTTGATCGCGTCCGAAGAGCGCGTCTTGGTCGACTTCTACGCCGACTGGTGCGGTCCCTGCCAGTTGATGGCCCCGACGGTGGACGAACTCGCCGCGGAGTGCGCCGTGCCCGTCGTCAAGGTCGACACCGAGGGGCTGCCACAGGTGGCTTACCGGTACGACGTGCAGTCGATCCCGACGTTTCTCGTCCTCGAAAACGGGGAGGCCACGGATCGGCTCGTGGGAATGCAGAACAAAGAGACGCTGTCCCGGCTTCTCGAGTGA
- a CDS encoding sulfite exporter TauE/SafE family protein: protein MIGDRTAVFGGIASTAGLLALVSAAGSAELGSVAAVLQSVPLVAGFPVEQFLGHWWVFPVSILFSLVALSSGVSGALFFSPFFMLVVGLSPSQAIGAGLLTEVFGMGNGLLNYVRQRVVDYATAKWLLLGAVPAVVAGAFAAHYVPTTLLTLAFGVGLLVLGAFLVYYDPPDECVPGEGEGEYLERKNTGRGQTTVETTDGETFTYDTCWRPPGVGLATAGGFITGLISAGLPEITTTQLIVRCRLPPCVAVATSVFVLAIAAIAGAAVHALAATPVWYVVAWSIPGVLIGGTVGTRVGKYVPSEIMEPVLGVVFAVVGVIVLGSELLV, encoded by the coding sequence ATGATCGGGGACCGAACTGCCGTATTCGGCGGAATCGCCTCTACCGCCGGACTGCTCGCGCTCGTATCTGCGGCCGGATCCGCGGAGCTGGGCTCCGTCGCGGCCGTGCTGCAATCCGTACCGCTCGTGGCCGGCTTTCCGGTCGAGCAGTTCCTCGGCCACTGGTGGGTGTTTCCCGTGTCGATCCTGTTCTCGCTCGTCGCGCTCTCGTCGGGCGTCTCCGGGGCGCTGTTCTTCAGCCCGTTCTTCATGTTGGTCGTCGGTCTCTCGCCCTCCCAGGCCATCGGCGCCGGGCTTCTGACGGAGGTGTTCGGGATGGGGAACGGGCTGTTGAACTACGTCCGGCAACGGGTCGTCGACTACGCGACCGCGAAGTGGCTGCTCCTCGGTGCGGTCCCGGCCGTCGTCGCGGGCGCGTTCGCGGCCCACTACGTTCCGACGACGCTTCTCACCCTCGCGTTCGGGGTCGGACTCCTCGTTCTCGGCGCCTTCCTCGTCTACTACGACCCGCCCGACGAGTGCGTGCCCGGCGAGGGCGAAGGCGAGTACCTCGAGCGGAAGAACACCGGTCGCGGGCAGACCACCGTCGAGACGACCGACGGCGAGACGTTCACCTACGACACCTGTTGGCGTCCGCCGGGGGTCGGCCTGGCGACCGCCGGCGGTTTCATAACGGGGCTCATCAGCGCCGGGCTCCCCGAGATCACGACCACGCAGTTGATCGTCAGGTGTCGACTCCCGCCGTGCGTCGCGGTCGCGACGAGCGTGTTCGTGCTGGCGATCGCAGCCATCGCCGGTGCCGCCGTCCACGCGCTGGCGGCCACCCCGGTCTGGTACGTGGTGGCGTGGTCGATTCCGGGCGTCCTGATCGGCGGGACCGTCGGAACGAGAGTCGGCAAGTACGTCCCGAGCGAGATCATGGAGCCCGTTCTGGGCGTCGTGTTCGCCGTCGTGGGCGTGATCGTGCTGGGCAGCGAACTCCTCGTTTGA
- a CDS encoding OsmC family protein, translated as MTSPLQELGYPLGFEVDDPVSPLLEPPSVRLGQSQRTLVRSISGMQKEALVTDSVSGKTWRLVSDEGEYLDGDDVAPAPLAFMTTGMVSSFANEIVALAEDRGVDLDDVTLVQDNYYTMNGSALRGTMTGGALPVELSVQVASEAEESTLRDLVETATRTSPVNGLMTEVKNSSFTLRLNGTAVPLDDGDDFGDGPIADPAGVFADLTYDADEQARPIIHRTGRTTEPLPEAEAKYTSGSGSSLQEDQDRVLHVRGVCTSDDEGVKTVEVKLFSPIGTVFELRSDEPAGRGGAGRAPSAMTYVAAGLGFCFMTQIGRYADIVNKDLDAYRIVQDTHFSFGAGENGETPGEAEPVETHVYLDADESASSARDVLRMSEQTCFLHALCRTELDAPEVDVERSA; from the coding sequence ATGACCTCGCCACTCCAAGAGCTCGGATACCCGCTCGGTTTCGAAGTCGACGACCCGGTTTCGCCCCTGTTGGAACCGCCCTCGGTGCGACTCGGACAGTCCCAGCGCACGCTCGTACGGTCGATATCCGGAATGCAAAAGGAGGCGCTGGTGACCGACTCCGTCTCCGGGAAGACGTGGCGACTCGTCAGCGACGAGGGGGAGTACCTCGACGGCGACGACGTCGCGCCGGCGCCGCTGGCGTTTATGACGACCGGGATGGTGAGTTCCTTCGCGAACGAGATCGTGGCGCTGGCCGAGGACCGTGGCGTCGACCTCGACGACGTCACGTTGGTCCAGGACAACTACTACACGATGAACGGGTCGGCGCTCCGCGGGACGATGACGGGCGGTGCCCTCCCCGTCGAACTCTCGGTCCAGGTGGCCTCCGAGGCGGAGGAGTCGACGCTTCGGGACCTCGTCGAGACGGCGACCCGGACGTCGCCCGTCAACGGGTTGATGACCGAGGTCAAGAACAGCTCGTTCACGCTCCGGTTGAACGGTACGGCCGTCCCGCTCGACGACGGTGACGACTTCGGAGACGGACCGATAGCGGATCCCGCAGGCGTCTTCGCCGATCTCACTTACGACGCCGACGAGCAGGCGCGACCGATCATCCACCGCACCGGCCGGACGACCGAGCCCCTGCCGGAGGCCGAAGCGAAGTACACGAGCGGCAGCGGGTCGAGCCTCCAGGAGGACCAAGACCGCGTGCTCCACGTCCGAGGCGTCTGTACCTCCGACGACGAGGGCGTGAAGACCGTGGAAGTGAAGCTGTTCAGTCCCATCGGGACGGTGTTCGAGCTGCGCTCGGACGAACCGGCGGGACGCGGCGGTGCGGGCCGGGCACCGTCCGCGATGACGTACGTCGCGGCGGGCCTGGGCTTCTGTTTTATGACCCAGATCGGCCGGTACGCCGACATCGTGAACAAGGACCTCGACGCCTACCGCATCGTTCAGGACACTCACTTCTCGTTCGGAGCCGGAGAGAACGGGGAGACGCCCGGCGAGGCCGAACCCGTCGAGACGCACGTGTATCTCGACGCCGACGAGTCGGCGTCGTCGGCCCGCGACGTTCTCCGGATGTCGGAACAGACGTGCTTCCTCCACGCGCTCTGTCGGACGGAGTTGGACGCTCCGGAGGTCGACGTGGAACGCTCGGCTTAG